From one Pristis pectinata isolate sPriPec2 chromosome 12, sPriPec2.1.pri, whole genome shotgun sequence genomic stretch:
- the LOC127577036 gene encoding zinc finger protein 518A, protein MKQRLIDTNIKRNCRNKLNMPTGNLSQKDKGFVTQKFAQVSFVPSITVNKQLQQELKFKLENAKVVLTRLDVEKISSDLHKNQSKTSQHRCQTARKSFRKDTKAQVDHQVNSFKDASAQNSLGEPSKTSDGTAKAVLVKVLRFNCGKCKDGAEYNPKQLLKHYQEFHAADSPVYPCELCDFTANDFQTLSQHRLKHRTPLLKCEVCCDGKMYTLQELRKHLNWKHGVNGNFRCEKCRFSTKDQGTFIQHIHRHDVIQYKCGKCEHVSYTKGEFQRHLVVHTGSFPFCCQYCNYGATRKDYIVKHINAVHKGLAEGGNSKPQVEVCQKGKVKNSLGLKLVLKRYKSGVTRKVQWRRKKQIQNLVTGKDNAKKSDDATKKLSHPVPQSPPDLDLCLNEEIISSRDIDVKKDEIWGPKPVALTSPPIKRTEASDPNQISRKILPSETCTVILKNNKLSLPPNYSAQFMGFKIVNGKQHLIIKLLPTNKQKLSASNSQTQANNDNLLHLPKNAGNSNVGLSDTNASSADAHFIRLSNILTSQPRTFLVKDHSMESKLQASTSQTVSHVVPTIIGSKFTQVKTVEPLIAGINSAQTGNLLLPPSSVRLAEITINKGMPENQVMQKIPTLEKSSVSNNYSSQIFVSSANNQPDSKSLQCLSNEQISKGKELDCDTSLQFKRGTHLPFIHNYAKVDISASKQSGVSIVQGDDSKSAMISLPSEAVRESNPGQPHKIVAGIVSPTDVSTSGELCISTSSQSYGFQKSGVQGLNEFNSPILLQMLKPSEVVNGKSESRFVTSKDGPVVMSTVECTSSHSNSSFLFTSAELGPETLSLKHDEACDNSVVANSDSCNAALKDEIASEQTSSCPVNVKKSNRGNYEPCLLNLNNMPHTEMTDKCESELEAEALKRDGEKEFGNDCEILAVRNCTTVQTKCELGKSNRTWSSSTDWTTCSEGNGNFESTEEAVSISANSASSQRVLDFCGSNAEKTNCLSNVNVEMMDCHAKYNINDNVSVKDFLEEQASDSDGSESPIMPRITSVFSLQSGDGMSCLAPEENQLLLDALKATSTFGVEPPCSESQCPKSSSVSFLEEQISTYTAENKPDLHNYSLKNNSLPMQLNSVNDESNSSVINNKCIDGRNMLLSVSPLVSSNCMPPNVEKLNTLLKTHSDEIINQQLIKDAIRTSANGSNNPAVPPVTLLGPIHLAGITKPVIVQPSQKGSAVPLHLAKQSRLQMVSRDTVPQTKVVTRNSASLTDKGPGLILTFSSGTLGAVASIVCGSNPPVSVSGSNCVQGQTSVSDSVQQNTCSLTSDSRVVDMETAPINTLSSKDPLCKGPVSAVFDHHSYAKLAADPNNNHSTENGSANVNSHGENLISESSVSNNLVSAPLRQGTMLEGVNAVRDKNTEHVSSQQTVLFQCIMQKKNAGVISEENVANAGSVSEENGPHQKKILLRFVKSSNGESGMKDNQFLKNTVSLHNGAAGNLNKPLQQPGQAVMLTSGSPCILLPVNKPVSSSTANLNIPLQITTQASLKLPIAPVVRGSSVRSTEKRSTNKGTSVAPQRSTARSNCIWDNEKSDELWEPRKSCNEKLVYRYSKRLKRKLENSEKSSKAITSSFSEFEETEEEEISKSLEVSNTTASGGTVQTLRLVPFDHGQLVKCPRRNQPVIVLNHPDADVPEVMNVMKTIKKCKGNVLKVVLSKRTIGALLHPCNSNEATAKGFLINQCKKIKPVSPVKERYVLKLKLKKTSKNNYQIVKTVSNKAIEARFSCWFCGRIFDNQDEWVGHGQRHLMEATRDWDSLL, encoded by the coding sequence TGAAGCAACGACTCATTGatacaaatattaagaggaattgtagaaataaattaaatatgcCGACGGGGAATCTTTCACAGAAAGACAAAGGATTTGTAACACAAAAGTTTGCACAAGTTTCATTTGTGCCTTCAATAACTGTGAATAAACAGCTTCAGCAAGAGTTGAAATTCAAACTTGAAAACGCAAAAGTTGTTCTGACAAGGTTAGATGTGGAAAAGATATCTTCAGATTTACATAAGAATCAAAGTAAAACATCACAACATAGATGTCAGACTGCAAGAAAATCATTCAGGAAAGACACTAAAGCTCAAGTGGACCATCAAGTTAATTCTTTTAAAGATGCTTCTGCGCAGAATTCATTGGGTGAGCCATCTAAAACTTCTGATGGGACAGCAAAAGCTGTATTAGTAAAAGTTCTACGTTTCAACTGTGGGAAATGTAAAGACGGTGCTGAATACAACCCAAAGCAATTATTGAAACATTATCAGGAATTTCATGCTGCAGATTCCCCTGTGTATCCTTGTGAATTGTGTGATTTTACTGCTAATGATTTCCAGACACTGAGCCAACACCGACTGAAACATCGTACCCCTCTTCTGAAATGTGAAGTTTGCTGTGATGGTAAAATGTATACTCTGCAAGAGTTGAGAAAGCATTTAAATTGGAAACATGGTGTAAATGGTAATTTTCGTTGTGAAAAGTGCAGGTTTTCTACAAAAGATCAGGGCACATTTATTCAGCACATTCATAGACATGATGTGATCCAATATAAATGTGGTAAATGTGAGCATGTAAGTTACACAAAAGGTGAGTTTCAAAGACATCTTGTTGTCCATACGGGATCTTTTCCTTTCTGTTGCCAATACTGTAACTATGGGGCAACACGGAAAGACTATATTGTAAAGCATATTAATGCTGTCCATAAGGGCCTGGCTGAGGGGGGCAACTCCAAACCACAGGTGGAGGTATgtcaaaaaggaaaagtgaaGAATTCATTGGGTCTGAAGCTTGTTCTAAAAAGGTACAAAAGTGGGGTGACTCGGAAAGTGCAatggaggaggaaaaagcagattCAGAATTTGGTAACTGGAAAGGATAATGCTAAGAAATCTGATGATGCAACAAAGAAGCTCAGTCATCCAGTGCCGCAGTCTCCTCCAGACTTAGATCTATGtttgaatgaagaaataattAGTTCAAGAGATATTGATGTTAAGAAAGATGAAATCTGGGGACCAAAGCCAGTAGCTCTAACTAGCCCTCCAATAAAGAGAACAGAAGCAAGTGATCCTAATCAAATATCTAGAAAGATATTGCCATCTGAGACTTGTACAGTAATTTTAAAGAACAATAAATTGTCTCTGCCACCTAACTATAGTGCTCAGTTTATGGGCTTCAAAATAGTAAATGGCAAACAGCATTTAATAATTAAGCTATTGCCCACAAACAAGCAAAAGTTAAGTGCTTCAAATTCTCAAACCCAAGCCAACAATGACAACTTGCTACATTTGCCTAAGAATGCAGGGAATTCAAATGTTGGTTTATCTGATACAAATGCATCAAGTGCAGATGCACATTTTATTAGATTATCAAATATTTTAACAAGTCAACCTCGCACATTCTTGGTAAAAGACCATTCTATGGAATCAAAATTGCAGGCATCTACATCGCAGACGGTGTCTCATGTAGTACCTACTATTATAGGTAGTAAATTTACTCAGGTCAAGACAGTAGAGCCATTGATTGCAGGCATTAATTCAGCACAAACAGGCAATCTGTTATTGCCACCATCTTCAGTGCGTCTGGCTGAAATTACAATAAATAAGGGCATGCCAGAGAATCAAGTTATGCAAAAAATTCCAACTTTGGAAAAATCTTCAGTTTCAAATAATTATTCATCTCAGATATTTGTATCTTCAGCCAACAACCAGCCTGATTCAAAATCATTGCAGTGCTTAAGTAATGAGCAGATATCCAAGGGAAAAGAGTTAGATTGTGATACCTCATTACAATTCAAAAGAGGTACCCATTTGCCTTTTATCCACAATTATGCTAAGGTGGATATTTCTGCTTCGAAACAATCTGGTGTTTCAATAGTGCAAGGAGATGATTCAAAATCAGCAATGATTTCACTACCATCAGAAGCTGTTCGAGAATCAAACCCTGGACAGCCACACAAAATAGTAGCTGGAATAGTTTCACCAACTGATGTTTCAACTTCTGGTGAATTGTGTATCAGTACTTCTTCACAGTCATATGGGTTCCAAAAATCAGGTGTTCAGGGTTTGAATGAATTTAATTCACCTATACTGCTCCAAATGCTGAAACCTTCTGAAGTAGTTAATGGAAAATCTGAGAGCAGATTCGTGACATCAAAAGATGGTCCCGTGGTAATGTCAACTGTAGAATGTACAAGTTCTCATTCCAATTCTAGTTTCCTTTTTACCTCTGCTGAACTGGGACCTGAGACTCTAAGCTTAAAACATGATGAGGCCTGTGATAATAGTGTGGTTGCAAACTCTGATTCTTGCAATGCAGCATTAAAAGATGAAATTGCCTCAGAACAAACCAGTTCCTGTCCAGTGAATGTAAAAAAATCAAACAGAGGTAATTATGAACCTTGTTTGCTTAATTTGAATAACATGCCTCATACAGAAATGACAGACAAATGTGAGTCTGAATTGGAGGCTGAAGCATTAAAGAGGGATGGTGAAAAGGAGTTTGGAAATGATTGTGAAATACTAGCTGTGAGAAATTGTACAACAGTGCAGACAAAATGTGAACTTGGGAAAAGTAACCGTACTTGGTCCTCTTCAACAGATTGGACAACTTGCTCAGAAGGAAACGGTAATTTTGAAAGTACTGAAGAGGCCGTATCAATTTCTGCCAACAGTGCAAGTTCACAAAGAGTTCTGGATTTCTGTGGATCAAATGCAGAAAAAACAAATTGCCTGAGTAATGTGAATGTAGAGATGATGGACTGTCATGCCAAATATAACATCAATGATAATGTTTCTGTAAAAGACTTTTTGGAAGAACAAGCTAGTGATTCTGATGGCAGTGAATCACCAATAATGCCTAGAATCACATCTGTGTTCTCACTACAGAGTGGGGATGGAATGAGTTGCTTGGCCCCTGAGGAAAATCAGTTGCTACTTGATGCATTGAAGGCCACTTCTACATTTGGTGTTGAACCTCCTTGCAGTGAATCACAGTGTCCAAAAAGTAGTTCAGTTAGTTTCCTTGAGGAGCAGATCAGTACATATACTGCAGAAAACAAACCTGATTTGCATAATTATTCTCTTAAAAATAACTCTTTGCCCATGCAGTTGAACTCTGTAAATGATGAAAGTAATAGCTCTGTTATAAACAATAAATGTATTGATGGGAGAAATATGCTCTTGTCTGTATCTCCACTTGTATCCAGCAACTGCATGCCACCAAATGTTGAAAAGTTGAACACGCTGTTAAAGACTCATTCTGATGAAATAATCAACCAGCAGTTAATAAAGGATGCAATTCGCACTTCTGCAAATGGGAGTAATAACCCAGCTGTGCCACCAGTGACACTTCTGGGTCCGATCCACCTTGCTGGCATCACTAAGCCTGTTATAGTCCAACCATCACAGAAAGGTTCTGCGGTCCCCTTACATTTGGCAAAACAATCCAGACTACAAATGGTATCCAGGGACACGGTTCCACAAACAAAAGTTGTGACTCGAAATTCTGCCAGCCTGACAGACAAGGGGCCTGGTTTGATACTTACATTTAGTAGTGGAACACTTGGTGCAGTTGCTAGCATTGTTTGTGGGAGCAATCCTCCTGTATCGGTTAGTGGAAGTAATTGTGTACAAGGACAAACCTCAGTTTCTGACAGTGTCCAACAGAATACATGTTCATTAACTAGTGATTCCAGAGTAGTTGATATGGAGACTGCACCAATAAACACTTTGTCTTCCAAAGATCCTTTGtgtaaaggtcctgtttctgcagTGTTTGATCATCATTCTTATGCAAAACTTGCAGCTGATCCTAATAACAACCATAGCACAGAAAATGGTTCAGCAAATGTAAATAGTCACGGTGAAAATTTGATCAGCGAATCCTCTGTATCAAATAATTTGGTGTCAGCTCCATTAAGACAAGGCACTATGTTGGAAGGTGTGAACGCAGTAAGAGATAAAAATACAGAACATGTATCAAGCCAACAAACTGTTTTGTTTCAGTGCATTATGCAGAAGAAAAATGCTGGAGTCATCAGTGAAGAGAATGTGGCAAATGCTGGTTCCGTGTCTGAAGAAAATGGGCCTCATCAGAAGAAGATTTTGTTGCGATTTGTTAAAAGTTCTAATGGGGAGTCGGGCATGAAGGACAATCAGTTCCTGAAAAATACAGTGTCACTTCATAATGGTGCTGCAGGTAACTTAAATAAGCCTTTACAGCAACCTGGTCAGGCTGTAATGTTGACTAGTGGCTCTCCATGTATCTTGCTACCAGTCAATAAACCTGTGTCCTCGAGTACAGCAAACCTCAACATCCCTCTCCAAATCACTACTCAGGCTTCTCTTAAACTTCCTATTGCTCCGGTTGTCAGAGGTTCATCTGTTCGGTCTACTGAGAAAAGAAGTACAAATAAAGGCACTTCTGTTGCTCCACAAAGGTCAACAGCCAGATCAAACTGCATATGGGATAATGAGAAATCAGATGAACTGTGGGAACCACGGAAGTCATGTAATGAGAAGCTTGTATATCGATACAGCAAAAGACTAAAGCGAAAGTTGGAAAATTCTGAAAAATCATCAAAAGCAATAACCAGTAGCTTTAGTGAATTTGAAGAAACTGAAGAGGAAGAAATAAGTAAGTCTCTTGAAGTTAGCAATACAACAGCCTCTGGTGGAACTGTACAAACCCTACGGCTTGTACCTTTTGATCATGGTCAGCTTGTTAAATGTCCTAGAAGAAATCAACCTGTGATTGTACTTAATCATCCAGATGCAGATGTTCCTGAAGTGATGAATGTCATGAAAACCATTAAGAAGTGTAAAGGGAATGTTCTCAAGGTAGTTTTATCAAAAAGAACAATTGGTGCTTTGTTGCATCCTTGCAACAGTAATGAAGCAACTGCAAAAGGTTTTCTTATCAACCAGTGTAAAAAGATAAAACCAGTGAGCCCTGTGAAAGAAAGATATGTACTGAAGTTGAAGCTAAAAAAGACTAGCAAGAATAACTATCAGATTGTGAAAACAGTTTCAAATAAAGCCATTGAGGCTAGATTCAGTTGCTGGTTTTGTGGTAGGATATTTGATAATCAGGATGAATGGGTAGGTCATGGTCAACGACATTTAATGGAAGCAACGAGAGACTGGGATTCCTTACTTTGA